Proteins found in one Terribacillus sp. DMT04 genomic segment:
- a CDS encoding PspC domain-containing protein, with the protein MRKLFKSTTDKTLYGVCGGIAEFFGIPSLIVRLLFIFTSSVSIWVYLFLVWSLDEKPTLLR; encoded by the coding sequence GTGAGGAAACTATTTAAATCAACAACTGACAAAACTTTGTATGGGGTATGCGGCGGTATTGCTGAATTCTTTGGGATACCTTCTTTAATTGTAAGGCTATTATTTATTTTTACATCTTCTGTTTCTATTTGGGTTTATCTCTTCCTCGTTTGGTCTTTAGATGAAAAACCAACATTATTAAGATAG
- a CDS encoding MBL fold metallo-hydrolase, translating into MRILKHQHLYQLTFMPRLFPVNCYLIEERDSLTLVDAAMTSSAAAILSAAETIGKPIRKIVLSHAHADHIGALDKLKEALPYAEVFMSETEWKLLSGAFTLKANDPPIKGGFPKNIKTKPNDFLLEGDRIDSLEVIAALGHSPGMLAFFDHRNGALIAGDSFQLRGGMAVAGDIRWRFPFPAWGTWNKELSITSAQKLTDLEPKLLAVGHGDLLHHPVPNMQQAIQRAKKGLHFNA; encoded by the coding sequence GTGCGTATACTAAAGCATCAACATCTTTATCAGCTTACTTTTATGCCGCGTTTGTTTCCTGTTAATTGTTACCTGATTGAAGAAAGAGATAGTCTGACACTGGTGGATGCAGCTATGACTTCTTCGGCAGCAGCCATCTTATCTGCCGCAGAAACAATTGGTAAACCGATTCGTAAGATTGTATTATCACATGCACATGCTGATCATATCGGCGCATTAGACAAGTTAAAAGAAGCCTTACCATATGCAGAAGTGTTTATGTCGGAAACAGAGTGGAAATTACTTTCGGGTGCATTCACATTAAAAGCTAATGATCCACCTATAAAAGGTGGGTTTCCAAAAAATATTAAGACAAAGCCGAATGATTTTTTGTTAGAAGGCGATCGAATAGATTCACTGGAGGTCATCGCTGCGCTTGGGCATTCCCCCGGTATGCTTGCTTTCTTTGATCATCGAAATGGGGCACTTATTGCCGGAGATAGCTTCCAGCTGCGCGGCGGCATGGCAGTAGCTGGTGATATTCGCTGGCGCTTTCCATTCCCAGCATGGGGGACGTGGAACAAAGAACTTTCTATCACTTCTGCACAAAAATTAACCGATCTAGAACCAAAGCTTCTTGCTGTCGGGCATGGTGATCTTCTGCATCATCCAGTACCCAACATGCAACAAGCCATCCAGCGAGCTAAAAAGGGATTGCATTTTAATGCCTAA
- the sdhA gene encoding succinate dehydrogenase flavoprotein subunit, with amino-acid sequence MSKRNIVVVGGGLAGLMATIKAAEAGVHVDLLSIVPVKRSHSVCAQGGINGAVNTKGEGDSTWEHFDDTVYGGDFLANQGPVKGMCDAAPSIIHMLDRMGVMFNRTPEGLLDFRRFGGTQYHRTAYAGATTGQQLLYALDEQVRRFETAGLVTKYEGWEFVHAIIDEEGIGRGILTQNIQSHELRALRADAVIMATGGPGIIFGKSTNSIINTGSAAGALYEQGAIYANGEFIQIHPTAIPGDDKLRLMSESARGEGGRVWTYKDGEPWYFLEEKYPAYGNLVPRDIATREIFDVCVNQKLGINGENMVYLDLSHKDPKELDVKLGGIIEIYEKFAGDDPRKVPMKIFPAVHYSMGGLWISDDQMTNIPGIFAAGECDYSQHGGNRLGANSLLSAIYGGMVAGPNAIKYIDGLDKHADDLSSKLFDDALAKEQASFDKMLKMDGTENAYKLHRELGEWMTDNVTVVRENSKLLKTDDKLQELQERWNNINIHDTSLWSNQGVMFTRQLKNMLHLARVMTIGAYQRNESRGAHYKPEFPERNDEEFLKTTMARYDESTNSPHIYYEAVDTSYIEPRKRDYSQAKAKEAKA; translated from the coding sequence ATGAGTAAACGTAACATCGTAGTCGTCGGCGGGGGACTTGCAGGCTTGATGGCAACCATCAAAGCTGCAGAAGCTGGCGTTCATGTAGATTTATTATCCATTGTTCCAGTGAAACGCTCCCACTCTGTTTGCGCCCAAGGCGGTATTAACGGAGCTGTTAATACAAAAGGGGAAGGCGACTCCACGTGGGAACATTTTGACGATACAGTATATGGCGGGGACTTCCTTGCCAACCAAGGTCCTGTTAAAGGAATGTGTGATGCTGCACCAAGCATTATTCATATGCTCGACCGGATGGGTGTTATGTTTAACAGAACGCCTGAAGGACTGCTTGATTTCCGCCGTTTTGGAGGGACACAATACCACCGGACAGCTTACGCTGGTGCGACAACTGGCCAGCAGCTGCTTTACGCGCTGGATGAACAAGTCCGCCGCTTCGAAACAGCTGGACTGGTAACGAAATATGAAGGCTGGGAATTCGTTCACGCAATCATTGATGAAGAAGGTATCGGGCGCGGTATCCTGACACAGAACATCCAATCCCATGAATTGCGCGCATTGCGTGCAGATGCTGTCATTATGGCAACAGGCGGACCTGGGATTATCTTCGGTAAATCGACAAACTCCATTATCAATACGGGTTCTGCTGCTGGTGCTTTGTATGAACAAGGCGCAATTTATGCGAATGGAGAGTTCATCCAGATTCACCCGACTGCAATACCAGGTGACGATAAACTTCGCTTGATGAGTGAATCTGCCCGCGGAGAAGGCGGCCGTGTATGGACGTATAAAGATGGTGAGCCTTGGTACTTCCTGGAAGAAAAATATCCGGCATACGGAAACTTGGTGCCGCGTGACATTGCCACTCGAGAGATTTTTGATGTGTGTGTGAACCAAAAGCTCGGTATCAACGGGGAGAACATGGTATATCTGGATCTATCTCATAAAGATCCGAAAGAATTGGATGTCAAACTGGGTGGAATCATTGAGATCTACGAGAAATTCGCTGGAGATGATCCGCGTAAAGTACCAATGAAGATCTTCCCGGCCGTACACTATTCAATGGGCGGACTATGGATCAGCGATGATCAAATGACAAACATCCCAGGAATATTTGCAGCTGGTGAATGTGACTACTCGCAGCATGGCGGAAACCGTCTGGGCGCCAACTCGCTATTATCAGCAATCTATGGCGGTATGGTCGCAGGGCCTAATGCCATCAAATACATCGATGGATTAGATAAACACGCAGACGACCTTTCCAGCAAGCTATTCGACGATGCCCTTGCAAAAGAGCAGGCTTCCTTCGATAAGATGCTTAAAATGGACGGGACGGAAAATGCGTACAAGCTGCATCGTGAGCTTGGCGAGTGGATGACAGATAATGTAACAGTTGTTCGCGAAAACAGCAAGCTGCTGAAAACAGACGATAAACTGCAGGAGCTTCAGGAACGCTGGAACAATATCAACATCCACGATACGTCCCTTTGGAGCAACCAAGGTGTCATGTTCACACGTCAGCTGAAGAATATGCTTCACTTAGCGCGTGTGATGACAATTGGTGCCTACCAGCGAAATGAAAGCCGCGGAGCTCATTACAAGCCGGAATTCCCGGAACGAAACGATGAAGAATTCTTGAAAACAACAATGGCTAGATATGATGAATCTACCAACTCACCACATATCTATTACGAAGCAGTCGACACTTCCTATATCGAGCCAAGAAAACGTGACTACAGCCAAGCGAAAGCGAAGGAGGCAAAAGCATAA
- the trxA gene encoding thioredoxin, with protein MAIVNATDSNFSTETGQGLVLADFWATWCGPCKMIAPVLEEIDGEMSDKVKIVKLDVDENQATAGKFGVMSIPTLLLFKDGEVVDQVIGYQPKEALVELVNKHA; from the coding sequence ATGGCAATTGTAAATGCAACGGATTCAAACTTTAGTACAGAAACTGGTCAAGGACTTGTCCTTGCTGACTTTTGGGCAACTTGGTGCGGCCCTTGTAAAATGATCGCTCCAGTATTGGAAGAAATCGATGGCGAAATGAGCGATAAAGTCAAAATCGTAAAACTTGACGTTGATGAAAACCAAGCAACTGCTGGTAAATTCGGCGTAATGAGCATCCCGACTTTGCTTCTTTTCAAAGATGGCGAAGTTGTAGACCAAGTAATTGGCTACCAGCCAAAAGAAGCTCTTGTTGAGCTAGTAAACAAACACGCGTAA
- a CDS encoding succinate dehydrogenase cytochrome b558 subunit, producing the protein MNENREFFYRRLHSLLGVLPIGIFLIQHLVINHFAAYGSDSFNQAAGFMHDLPFRFVLEWVVIYIPILYHAILGVYIVLTGKNNARRYGYFRNLMFLLQRITGILTLIFIAWHVYQTRIITIFTQETIDFDFMEAILTQPFFFWFYLIGVISTTFHFANGLWSFLVTWGITVSPRSQRIATYATLLVFLGVTYLGIRSLLAIGMGV; encoded by the coding sequence ATGAACGAGAATCGAGAGTTTTTCTACCGCAGGCTTCATTCGTTGTTGGGAGTGCTTCCAATTGGAATCTTCCTTATCCAGCATTTGGTGATCAACCATTTTGCTGCATACGGGAGCGACAGCTTTAATCAAGCTGCCGGTTTCATGCATGATCTTCCATTCCGCTTTGTCCTTGAATGGGTGGTTATTTACATACCGATCCTTTACCATGCCATTCTCGGTGTGTATATTGTATTGACAGGTAAGAACAATGCGAGAAGATATGGCTACTTCCGTAATTTAATGTTCTTGCTGCAGCGGATTACTGGTATCTTGACATTGATTTTCATTGCGTGGCATGTCTATCAAACTCGTATTATTACAATCTTTACACAGGAAACGATTGACTTTGATTTTATGGAAGCGATTCTTACGCAGCCATTTTTCTTCTGGTTCTACTTGATTGGCGTCATTTCCACAACGTTCCATTTCGCGAACGGTTTATGGAGTTTTCTGGTTACATGGGGCATTACCGTGTCTCCGCGCTCTCAGCGAATCGCGACATATGCGACGCTGCTTGTATTCCTGGGCGTTACGTATTTGGGAATACGTTCCTTGCTTGCAATTGGAATGGGCGTATAG
- the sdhB gene encoding succinate dehydrogenase iron-sulfur subunit encodes MEATKQETVTLIVTRQNDPSSAPYEETFEVPYRENMNVISALMEIRRNPVNAEGKESTPIYWDMNCLEEVCGACSMVINGEPRQSCAALIDKLEQPIRLEPMSTFPIVRDLAVDRSQMFDSLKKVKAWVPIDGTYDLGPGPRMPEKKRQWAYELSKCMTCGVCLEACPNVNDKSDFIGPAPISQVRLFNSHPTGAMNKGERLEALMGEGGIGSCGNSQNCVQVCPKGIPLTTSIAEMNRATNIQSFKNFFGSDTNY; translated from the coding sequence ATGGAAGCGACCAAACAAGAGACGGTTACCCTGATTGTTACGCGTCAGAACGATCCGAGCAGCGCTCCTTATGAAGAAACGTTTGAGGTACCATACCGAGAGAATATGAATGTCATCTCTGCTTTAATGGAGATTCGCAGAAACCCAGTGAATGCGGAAGGAAAAGAGTCAACGCCGATTTATTGGGATATGAACTGTTTGGAGGAAGTATGCGGAGCCTGTTCGATGGTGATCAACGGCGAGCCTAGACAATCTTGTGCCGCACTGATTGATAAATTAGAGCAGCCAATCCGACTTGAGCCAATGTCTACTTTCCCAATCGTTCGTGACTTAGCCGTAGACCGTTCCCAAATGTTTGACAGCTTGAAAAAAGTCAAAGCATGGGTGCCAATTGACGGTACGTACGACCTTGGACCAGGACCTCGTATGCCAGAGAAAAAACGCCAGTGGGCATATGAACTCTCCAAGTGCATGACTTGCGGGGTATGCTTGGAAGCATGTCCGAACGTCAATGACAAATCCGACTTTATCGGCCCCGCACCGATTTCTCAAGTACGTCTGTTCAACTCCCACCCAACAGGAGCAATGAACAAGGGGGAACGTCTGGAAGCTCTAATGGGCGAAGGCGGCATCGGCAGCTGCGGTAACTCCCAAAACTGCGTCCAAGTTTGTCCAAAAGGTATCCCGTTGACAACATCCATCGCTGAGATGAACCGCGCAACGAATATCCAGTCGTTTAAGAACTTCTTTGGTAGTGATACGAATTATTAA
- a CDS encoding YslB family protein: MQKRMQEFDRDYMEQLITHGAGHDILRFVSLPDLLGEDASSILYVLGKKLARKVNPASMEQIEDFFIQMGWGNLSLVKQKRHEMTFELSGAPVVHRWKVGLGKEYRMEAGFLAASIEQIKELMCEVVDENVPKREHVQFHVYFAKES, from the coding sequence ATGCAAAAAAGAATGCAAGAATTCGACAGAGATTATATGGAGCAGCTCATCACCCACGGAGCTGGTCATGATATATTGCGTTTTGTCAGTTTACCAGACTTATTAGGCGAGGATGCCTCCTCTATCCTTTATGTGCTCGGTAAGAAGCTGGCACGGAAAGTAAACCCGGCGTCCATGGAACAAATCGAGGATTTCTTTATTCAAATGGGCTGGGGCAACCTTAGTCTCGTCAAACAAAAGCGGCATGAAATGACATTCGAACTCTCCGGAGCTCCTGTTGTACATAGATGGAAAGTTGGTCTCGGGAAGGAATATCGCATGGAAGCAGGCTTCCTCGCTGCCAGCATCGAACAAATTAAAGAGCTTATGTGTGAAGTGGTAGACGAAAACGTTCCCAAACGTGAACATGTTCAGTTTCATGTATATTTTGCTAAAGAAAGTTAA
- a CDS encoding aldehyde dehydrogenase family protein, whose translation MAIEPIIIEAIINGEKHKAENQAPRENPAHPDEIVGYAPLNTKEETVQAIDAADQAFTEWRDTSFDERINRMRRAIQKIKDKTPEIAELLAREHGKALYDAKGEIAVSLMWMEFACDNVAEVLKDEEHEHDGGKTIIARDAIGVISAISPWNYPISLSTIKIAPALLAGNTMVLKPSPLAPLAVSKVTELIAEEFPPGVLNLVHGEAEVGVELTSNPKVAKIAFTGGTETAKHIMKAAADTIKHMTLELGGNDAAIVLDDFDVNDEKAMRRLVVSNFLTAGQICMIAKRVYVHESIYDTFIKKYREAADKWIRVGDPFDENVTVGAVNNKKQIEFVQSLIDDSKQKGAEVIKLGKILDEDLFEQGYFMQPTLVLGADYDDPIVEQEQFGPTVPILPFKDDEHAIHLANKSIFGLTSSVWGNQEHAVKVAKRIQAGTTMINTAAVQGLDVRFPFGGVKQSGIGREYGKEGLLAYAETHVINMPKSLDLPYIPE comes from the coding sequence GTGGCAATCGAGCCAATCATAATTGAAGCGATTATCAACGGAGAAAAACATAAAGCAGAAAACCAGGCCCCTCGTGAAAATCCGGCTCATCCTGATGAAATTGTTGGCTACGCTCCTCTCAACACAAAAGAGGAAACCGTTCAAGCAATTGATGCAGCAGATCAAGCCTTTACCGAATGGCGAGACACATCATTTGATGAGCGAATTAATCGGATGCGCCGTGCCATTCAGAAAATCAAAGACAAAACACCAGAAATTGCAGAGCTGCTTGCTCGTGAGCATGGGAAAGCATTATATGATGCCAAAGGCGAAATCGCCGTTTCGCTTATGTGGATGGAGTTCGCTTGTGATAATGTGGCTGAAGTTCTCAAAGACGAAGAACACGAGCATGATGGTGGTAAGACGATTATTGCTCGAGATGCGATTGGTGTTATTAGCGCCATTTCGCCTTGGAACTATCCTATTTCCCTTTCCACCATTAAGATTGCTCCTGCTCTGCTCGCCGGAAACACGATGGTGCTGAAGCCTAGTCCGCTGGCACCGCTTGCTGTCAGCAAAGTAACCGAACTAATCGCGGAAGAGTTTCCTCCTGGCGTACTGAATTTGGTACATGGTGAAGCAGAAGTTGGTGTCGAACTTACTTCCAACCCGAAAGTAGCAAAAATCGCCTTCACCGGCGGCACAGAAACTGCTAAGCATATTATGAAAGCAGCAGCTGATACTATTAAGCATATGACACTAGAGCTTGGCGGAAACGACGCAGCTATTGTACTGGACGATTTTGATGTAAACGATGAAAAAGCCATGCGCCGACTCGTTGTTTCCAATTTCTTAACAGCAGGTCAAATCTGTATGATTGCGAAACGTGTTTATGTTCACGAATCTATTTATGATACCTTTATAAAAAAATACCGCGAAGCTGCCGACAAATGGATTCGAGTTGGTGATCCATTTGACGAGAACGTCACAGTTGGTGCGGTCAATAATAAGAAACAAATTGAATTTGTACAAAGTCTCATCGATGATAGTAAACAAAAAGGCGCAGAAGTGATTAAACTCGGTAAAATATTGGATGAAGATCTCTTCGAGCAGGGTTATTTCATGCAGCCGACACTCGTTTTAGGCGCAGACTATGACGATCCAATTGTGGAACAAGAGCAGTTCGGTCCTACTGTACCAATTTTACCGTTTAAAGACGACGAGCATGCCATTCACCTTGCCAATAAGAGCATCTTTGGATTGACGAGTTCTGTCTGGGGAAATCAGGAGCACGCTGTAAAGGTTGCTAAACGCATCCAAGCAGGTACAACGATGATTAATACGGCCGCTGTCCAAGGCTTAGATGTTCGCTTCCCATTCGGCGGCGTCAAACAGTCTGGAATCGGGCGCGAGTACGGCAAAGAAGGCCTCCTCGCATATGCGGAAACACATGTTATCAATATGCCGAAGTCTTTAGATTTACCTTATATACCGGAATGA
- a CDS encoding TetR/AcrR family transcriptional regulator has protein sequence MPKMQLTQSKITDTALSIAEQQGFEAVTMANIARALSIKPPSLYNHFKNLEEIKIAMALIAQQKLYEALKDQDTLLSLAKSYVNFSKLHAGLYTASLCGGTGETGHAIVQLFATTPILAELEETERTHAIRGFRSMVHGFIDLQYYEGFKMDVDLEESLVKMVSVFERGLGC, from the coding sequence ATGCCTAAAATGCAGCTTACACAATCCAAAATAACAGACACAGCACTCTCTATTGCTGAACAGCAAGGCTTTGAAGCTGTAACAATGGCGAATATCGCACGCGCTCTATCCATTAAACCCCCCTCTTTGTATAATCATTTCAAGAACTTAGAAGAGATAAAAATAGCCATGGCACTCATTGCGCAACAAAAACTGTATGAAGCTTTGAAAGACCAAGATACACTCCTGTCATTAGCCAAGAGTTACGTGAATTTTTCTAAGTTACACGCTGGTTTGTATACCGCTTCTCTGTGCGGGGGTACAGGTGAAACAGGTCACGCAATCGTACAACTCTTTGCCACTACACCCATTTTGGCTGAATTAGAGGAAACAGAGAGAACCCATGCCATCCGCGGATTCCGGAGTATGGTGCATGGATTTATAGATTTACAGTATTACGAGGGGTTTAAGATGGATGTTGATCTGGAGGAATCGCTTGTGAAGATGGTTAGTGTTTTCGAGCGAGGATTGGGTTGTTAA
- the uvrC gene encoding excinuclease ABC subunit UvrC, which produces MNKTITDKLAVLPPQPGCYLMKDKNGTVIYVGKSKTLRNRVRSYFTGAHDRKTQRLVTEIVDFEYIVTSSEIEALILEMNLIKKYDPKYNILLKDDKTYPYLKITAEEQPRLLVTRKVKKDKGKYFGPYPNVIAARETKKLLDRLYPLRKCNTMPDRVCLYYHMHQCLGPCVYPVSQETNRNIVQNITTFLNGGHHQIKKDLQQRMQEASEELDFERAKELRDQIQHIESVMEQQKMTLTDQTDRDVFGFAYDKGWMCVQVFFIRQGKLIERDVSMFPFFDEPEETFLTFVGRFYLHQNHLMPKQVLVPIGTNVEGLQQLLDTDVAIPFRGRKKELVELARKNAKIAIKEKFSLIERDEDRTIKAVESLGEKLHIETPHRIEAFDNSNIQGTDPVSAMIVFTDGRPDKKEYRKYKVRDVKGPDDYDTMREVIRRRYKRVLQDNLPLPDLIVIDGGKGQMSAALEVLEDELGLDIPVCGLAKDDKHRTSELLYGTPPEVVQFDRNAQDFYLVQRIQDEVHRFAISFHRQLRGKSAIKSKLDDIPGVGEKRRRLLMRHFKSVPAIQEASVEEISKLGIPAPTAQVILNHLNNPVESEAEDEQE; this is translated from the coding sequence ATGAACAAGACGATTACAGATAAACTCGCTGTTCTGCCGCCGCAGCCTGGCTGTTATTTGATGAAAGATAAAAATGGGACAGTCATCTATGTTGGAAAATCGAAGACACTCCGCAACCGCGTGCGCTCCTATTTTACTGGTGCTCACGACCGCAAAACACAGCGGCTTGTCACAGAGATTGTCGATTTCGAATATATTGTCACTTCCTCCGAAATCGAAGCACTCATTTTAGAAATGAATTTAATTAAAAAATACGATCCCAAATATAACATCCTGCTAAAGGATGATAAGACATATCCCTATTTAAAAATCACAGCAGAAGAACAGCCGCGCTTGCTGGTGACACGAAAAGTGAAAAAAGATAAAGGCAAATACTTTGGGCCGTACCCGAACGTCATCGCAGCCAGGGAAACGAAGAAACTGCTGGACAGGCTTTACCCGCTGCGTAAATGCAATACGATGCCGGACCGCGTTTGCTTGTATTACCATATGCACCAATGCCTTGGTCCTTGCGTATATCCTGTCTCTCAGGAAACAAACCGTAATATCGTACAAAATATTACGACCTTCTTAAATGGCGGACACCATCAAATTAAGAAGGATTTGCAGCAAAGAATGCAGGAAGCGTCTGAAGAACTTGATTTTGAGCGGGCAAAAGAATTGCGTGACCAAATTCAGCATATTGAATCTGTCATGGAGCAGCAGAAGATGACATTGACGGATCAGACAGACAGAGATGTTTTCGGCTTTGCTTATGACAAAGGCTGGATGTGTGTGCAAGTATTCTTTATCCGCCAAGGCAAGCTGATTGAACGTGATGTCAGCATGTTCCCATTCTTTGATGAACCCGAAGAAACATTCCTTACCTTTGTCGGACGTTTCTATTTACATCAAAACCATTTGATGCCAAAACAGGTGCTCGTACCAATTGGCACAAACGTAGAAGGGTTGCAGCAGCTACTAGATACCGATGTTGCCATCCCATTCCGAGGCCGGAAAAAAGAATTAGTGGAGCTTGCCAGAAAAAATGCGAAAATCGCTATTAAAGAAAAATTCTCACTTATTGAGCGTGATGAAGACCGAACAATCAAAGCAGTAGAGTCACTCGGAGAAAAGCTGCATATCGAAACACCGCACCGCATTGAAGCTTTTGATAACTCGAATATTCAAGGAACCGACCCAGTATCAGCGATGATCGTTTTCACTGATGGACGTCCTGATAAAAAAGAATATCGAAAGTACAAAGTACGTGATGTAAAAGGGCCGGATGATTACGATACGATGCGGGAAGTCATCAGACGCCGCTATAAGCGTGTATTGCAGGATAACCTGCCGCTGCCTGACTTAATTGTCATTGACGGCGGAAAAGGCCAAATGAGCGCTGCCTTGGAAGTACTGGAGGATGAACTTGGATTAGATATCCCGGTTTGCGGTCTTGCGAAGGATGACAAGCACCGAACGAGTGAATTGCTTTACGGCACACCGCCAGAAGTCGTTCAGTTTGACCGAAATGCACAAGATTTCTATTTGGTGCAGCGGATACAGGATGAAGTTCATCGCTTTGCCATCAGCTTCCACCGACAGCTTCGCGGCAAGAGTGCGATTAAATCCAAGCTGGATGATATTCCTGGCGTAGGGGAGAAGCGCAGAAGACTGCTTATGCGCCATTTCAAATCAGTACCAGCTATCCAGGAAGCTTCCGTCGAAGAAATTAGCAAGCTTGGCATACCAGCACCAACTGCGCAAGTTATTTTGAATCATTTGAATAACCCTGTTGAAAGTGAAGCAGAGGATGAACAAGAATAG
- a CDS encoding thermonuclease family protein yields MKQPLQLTVWLIVTLFLLSACGTVSSNQSTETNSHATTTSGTTDKVEVSLIRIVDGDTIKVNYNGQEETVRYLLIDTPETKAPNKCVQPYGKKASKRNEELVENGKLELEFDVGQRKDKYGRLLAYVYADGQSVQETLLKEGLARLAYVYPPNTRYLDLFEDAEAYAINAHKAVWQQDGYATDEGFNGCSFEKKDNASSHVDQGQSDKATSFANCTALRETYPEGVPSTHPAYQRKFDRDKDNYACE; encoded by the coding sequence ATGAAACAACCATTACAACTAACAGTTTGGCTGATCGTTACGCTATTCTTACTAAGTGCTTGTGGAACAGTCAGCTCTAATCAGTCAACAGAAACAAACAGCCATGCAACAACAACTTCCGGCACAACCGATAAAGTGGAAGTATCGCTGATCCGTATTGTTGATGGTGATACGATTAAAGTAAATTATAACGGCCAGGAAGAAACAGTTCGCTATTTGCTTATTGATACTCCGGAAACGAAAGCTCCAAATAAATGCGTACAGCCATACGGAAAGAAAGCCTCCAAGCGCAATGAGGAGCTCGTTGAGAACGGGAAGCTGGAACTGGAATTCGATGTCGGACAACGAAAAGATAAATACGGACGGCTGCTTGCCTACGTGTATGCAGACGGACAAAGCGTTCAAGAAACACTGCTAAAAGAAGGATTGGCGCGGTTAGCATATGTGTATCCGCCCAATACCAGATATCTTGATTTATTTGAAGACGCAGAAGCATATGCAATAAATGCTCACAAAGCAGTATGGCAGCAAGATGGTTACGCAACGGACGAAGGATTCAATGGCTGCTCTTTCGAAAAGAAAGATAATGCATCAAGTCATGTTGACCAAGGCCAATCCGATAAGGCGACAAGTTTTGCTAACTGTACAGCCCTGCGAGAAACATATCCAGAAGGTGTACCTAGCACACATCCTGCTTATCAGCGCAAATTTGACCGAGACAAAGATAATTATGCTTGTGAATGA
- a CDS encoding YxiJ-like family protein, with amino-acid sequence MKEGKYSVMPTAYYQQLKQAVVQENWTRTMKEMLSLPLRDSFPYEDLKHLIADHPRADMLDGADWNTYWMDIAAAVYHVCRGKLPSRTLIAWCSQNFFSRHPEWILQDNSYVKKYPVFYREYKTFELARFYVLFLCHQKTRGCMSLEKELKRIKINKKDV; translated from the coding sequence ATGAAAGAAGGAAAATATAGTGTAATGCCAACCGCGTACTATCAGCAGCTTAAACAAGCAGTTGTACAAGAAAACTGGACTAGAACCATGAAGGAAATGTTATCCCTGCCTCTGCGGGATTCTTTCCCTTATGAGGATTTGAAGCATTTGATTGCAGACCATCCAAGAGCAGACATGCTGGACGGAGCAGATTGGAATACATATTGGATGGATATTGCCGCTGCCGTCTACCATGTATGCAGAGGCAAGCTTCCTAGCAGAACTTTGATTGCGTGGTGCAGCCAAAACTTCTTTTCACGTCATCCAGAATGGATCCTTCAAGATAACAGTTATGTTAAAAAGTATCCTGTATTTTATCGTGAATATAAAACGTTTGAGCTGGCCCGTTTTTACGTCTTATTCTTATGTCATCAAAAGACACGCGGCTGCATGAGCCTTGAAAAAGAATTAAAAAGAATAAAAATAAACAAAAAAGACGTGTGA
- a CDS encoding DinB family protein, whose translation MTKAAHWKESWLQHRNVLNNLLDQIEDGHLDYQPWEDAMTLKDLVLHVASSNVMILEMVKTDEMYNPEIPEVQSMDELRQAVRQFTDKTAAIFDSITDEELAQDNQAKIPTMQGKREVYVQAMYDHELHHKGQLFVYARLVGATDLPFFR comes from the coding sequence ATGACAAAAGCAGCTCACTGGAAAGAAAGCTGGCTTCAGCATCGCAACGTATTAAATAACCTGCTTGACCAAATCGAGGATGGGCATTTAGATTATCAGCCTTGGGAAGATGCAATGACACTGAAAGACTTAGTGCTTCATGTAGCATCATCTAATGTTATGATCCTTGAGATGGTAAAAACAGACGAGATGTACAATCCAGAAATTCCAGAAGTACAATCAATGGACGAATTGCGTCAAGCAGTTCGCCAATTCACTGATAAAACAGCAGCTATATTCGACAGTATTACGGATGAGGAATTGGCACAAGATAACCAAGCAAAAATACCAACCATGCAAGGAAAAAGAGAAGTCTACGTGCAAGCGATGTATGACCATGAACTGCATCACAAAGGACAATTGTTCGTCTATGCACGGCTCGTTGGAGCAACAGATCTTCCTTTCTTCCGTTAA